The Stenotrophomonas maltophilia genome includes a region encoding these proteins:
- the kdpC gene encoding potassium-transporting ATPase subunit KdpC — MNRSAPTSTSLSREPKAEARVASLQDGASWRPAIGLGLATLLLAGAVYAGIATGFAGLAYPTQAEGSLLRDGNGQVRGSAWLSQPFTGDGYFQARPSAANYDPMAAAGSNMARSNPALAERVAASTPAVAAREGVAPAQVPADLVTQSAGGLDPQLSPAAAQLQVARVARARGLPVERVQALVQAHTEGRQWGLFGQPRVNVVTLNFALDHAAKAP; from the coding sequence ATGAACCGTTCTGCTCCCACCTCCACTTCCCTGTCCCGCGAACCGAAGGCCGAGGCCCGCGTGGCCAGCCTGCAGGACGGCGCCAGCTGGCGCCCGGCGATCGGCCTGGGCCTGGCCACCCTGCTGCTGGCCGGTGCGGTCTACGCCGGCATCGCCACCGGTTTCGCCGGCCTGGCCTACCCGACCCAGGCCGAGGGCAGCCTGCTGCGCGATGGCAATGGCCAGGTGCGCGGCTCGGCGTGGCTGTCGCAGCCGTTCACCGGTGATGGCTACTTCCAGGCACGGCCATCGGCGGCCAACTACGACCCGATGGCGGCAGCCGGTTCCAACATGGCGCGCAGCAACCCGGCGCTGGCCGAGCGTGTTGCCGCCAGCACCCCGGCGGTGGCCGCACGCGAAGGCGTTGCCCCGGCGCAGGTTCCTGCGGACCTGGTCACGCAGTCCGCCGGCGGCCTGGATCCGCAGCTGTCGCCGGCTGCAGCGCAGTTGCAGGTAGCCCGCGTGGCGCGTGCCCGTGGCCTGCCGGTGGAACGCGTGCAGGCACTGGTGCAGGCGCACACCGAAGGTCGCCAGTGGGGCCTGTTCGGCCAGCCGCGGGTGAACGTGGTGACGCTGAACTTCGCGCTGGACCACGCGGCCAAGGCACCGTGA
- the kdpB gene encoding potassium-transporting ATPase subunit KdpB — MSTHASSTRSSLAPRPALLDGAGLRRALVEAVRKLSPMHLVRSPVMAVVMAGTIVAAIVTLTGNAPLGFGLVVTAILLVTVLFGNFAEAVAEARGRGQAASLRRARQDLVARRLAAPQPGAAETQLPAAELRPGDHVIVSAGELVPADGEIVQGLATINEAAVTGESAPVLREAGTDRSGVIGGTKVLSDQIIVRVTAEPGHSFLDRMIALVEGANRQKTPNEIALTLLLAAMTLTFLVVVATLPAIGAAVGVQVDPLLLIALLVCLIPTTIGGLLPAIGIAGMNRALAANVLAKSGKAVEVAGDVDVLLLDKTGTITYGDRQASHFHPLAGIDASQLREAALLSSLADPTPEGKSIVRLAREQGCATAEPDHAEYLAFSAQTRMSGVDLEHGRQIRKGAADAIRAHVQALGGSVPAELAGRVEQVARNGATPLVVAEGRHVLGVIELSDVVKHGMREKFAQLRAMGIRTVMITGDNPLTAAAIAAEAGVDDYIAEARPEDKLARIRQEQAGGRLVAMVGDGTNDAPALAQADIGLAMNSGTQAAKEAGNMVDLDSDPAKLLAVVEVGKQQLITRGALTTFSLANDVSKYFAILPALFAAAVPTMAALNVMQLSSPRNAVLAALIFNALVIPALIPLALRGVRFRPATATALLRRNMLVYGLGGVLLPFAAIKAIDLLLVLVFGA, encoded by the coding sequence ATGAGTACCCATGCAAGTTCAACCCGTAGTTCCCTCGCACCGCGCCCTGCCCTGCTGGATGGCGCAGGCCTGCGCCGCGCACTGGTCGAGGCAGTGCGCAAGCTGTCGCCGATGCATCTGGTGCGCAGCCCGGTGATGGCGGTGGTGATGGCCGGCACGATCGTGGCCGCGATCGTCACCCTGACCGGCAATGCGCCGCTGGGCTTTGGCCTGGTGGTGACCGCGATCCTGCTGGTGACCGTGCTGTTCGGCAATTTCGCCGAAGCCGTGGCCGAGGCGCGTGGCCGTGGCCAGGCCGCGTCGCTGCGCCGTGCCCGCCAGGATCTGGTGGCACGCCGCCTGGCCGCACCGCAGCCGGGTGCCGCGGAAACCCAGCTGCCAGCCGCCGAGCTGCGCCCGGGCGACCATGTGATCGTCAGTGCCGGTGAACTGGTACCGGCCGATGGCGAGATCGTGCAGGGCCTGGCCACCATCAACGAAGCAGCGGTGACCGGCGAATCGGCACCGGTGCTGCGCGAGGCCGGTACCGACCGTTCCGGTGTGATCGGCGGAACCAAGGTGCTGTCCGACCAGATCATCGTGCGGGTGACCGCCGAGCCGGGCCACAGCTTCCTGGACCGGATGATCGCGCTGGTGGAAGGCGCCAACCGGCAGAAGACGCCGAACGAGATCGCACTGACCCTGCTGCTGGCGGCGATGACGCTGACCTTCCTGGTGGTGGTGGCGACGCTGCCGGCCATTGGCGCGGCGGTAGGCGTGCAGGTTGACCCGCTGCTGCTGATCGCGCTTCTGGTCTGCCTGATCCCGACCACCATCGGCGGCCTGCTGCCGGCCATCGGCATCGCCGGCATGAACCGCGCGCTGGCCGCCAACGTGCTGGCCAAGTCGGGCAAGGCGGTGGAAGTCGCGGGAGACGTGGACGTGCTGCTGCTGGACAAGACCGGCACCATCACCTACGGCGACCGCCAGGCCAGCCACTTCCATCCGTTGGCCGGTATCGATGCCAGCCAGCTGCGTGAAGCGGCGCTGTTGTCCTCGCTGGCCGACCCGACCCCGGAAGGCAAGTCGATCGTGCGTCTGGCGCGCGAACAGGGCTGCGCCACCGCTGAACCGGACCACGCCGAGTACCTGGCGTTCAGTGCGCAGACCCGCATGTCCGGCGTGGATCTTGAACATGGGCGGCAGATCCGCAAGGGTGCGGCCGATGCGATCCGTGCCCACGTGCAGGCACTGGGTGGCAGTGTGCCGGCTGAACTGGCCGGGCGTGTCGAGCAGGTCGCACGCAACGGTGCCACCCCCCTGGTGGTGGCCGAGGGCCGCCACGTGCTGGGCGTGATCGAGCTGTCGGACGTGGTCAAGCACGGCATGCGCGAGAAGTTCGCGCAGTTGCGGGCGATGGGCATCCGCACGGTGATGATCACCGGCGACAATCCGCTGACCGCCGCCGCGATCGCTGCCGAAGCCGGTGTCGACGACTACATCGCCGAGGCGCGACCGGAAGACAAGCTGGCGCGCATCCGCCAGGAGCAGGCCGGTGGCCGCCTGGTGGCGATGGTCGGTGACGGTACCAACGACGCCCCGGCACTGGCCCAGGCCGACATCGGCCTGGCGATGAACTCCGGTACGCAGGCGGCGAAAGAGGCCGGCAACATGGTCGACCTCGATTCGGACCCGGCCAAGCTGCTGGCAGTGGTGGAAGTAGGCAAGCAGCAACTGATCACCCGCGGCGCGCTGACCACCTTCTCGCTGGCAAACGACGTCTCCAAGTACTTCGCGATCCTGCCGGCGCTGTTCGCCGCGGCCGTTCCGACCATGGCCGCCTTGAACGTGATGCAGCTGTCGAGCCCGCGCAACGCGGTGCTGGCGGCGCTGATCTTCAACGCCCTGGTGATTCCCGCCCTGATCCCGCTCGCCCTGCGTGGCGTGCGCTTCCGCCCGGCCACCGCAACGGCGCTGCTGCGCCGGAACATGCTGGTGTACGGCCTCGGCGGCGTGCTGCTGCCGTTCGCAGCGATCAAGGCGATCGACCTCCTTCTTGTCCTGGTATTCGGCGCATGA